A window of the Streptomyces luomodiensis genome harbors these coding sequences:
- a CDS encoding nicotinate phosphoribosyltransferase, with the protein MDTADLGLPVDVPSTALFTDRYELTMLQAALRAGTADRRSVFEVFTRRLPEGRRYGVVAGTGRVLDAVENFRFDGGVLDFLAQQRIVDEATLSWLADYRFRGDIWGYPEGEVYFPGSPIMRVEGTFAEAVLLETVILSILNHDSAVAAAASRMSTAAGGRPLIEMGARRTHELAAVAAARAAYVGGFATTSDLAAGFRYNIPTVGTSAHAFTLLHDSERDAFIAQVESHGSDTTLLVDTYDVAEAVRTAVEVAGKDLGAVRIDSGDLLLLAHRVRQQLDELGAKNTRIVVTSDLDEYAIASLAAAPVDAYGVGTQLVTGSGHPTCSMVYKLVARAGSDASDAPLLPVAKKSMGAKSSVGGRKWAARRVDEHGVAEAEVIGTGAVPEELAGHQLLVRLVRGGEIVAREPLDAARDRHMAARAGLPLSATQLSRGEPVIPTEYLSA; encoded by the coding sequence ATGGACACTGCGGACTTGGGACTGCCGGTGGACGTGCCGTCGACCGCGCTCTTCACCGACCGGTACGAACTCACCATGCTTCAGGCCGCGCTGCGGGCGGGCACCGCCGACCGCCGCTCGGTCTTCGAGGTCTTCACCAGGCGCCTCCCCGAAGGCCGCCGCTACGGCGTCGTGGCGGGCACCGGGCGGGTGCTGGACGCCGTCGAGAACTTCCGCTTCGACGGCGGCGTCCTGGACTTCCTCGCACAGCAGCGGATCGTGGACGAGGCGACGCTGTCCTGGCTCGCCGACTACCGCTTCCGCGGCGACATCTGGGGCTACCCCGAGGGCGAGGTCTACTTCCCCGGCTCGCCGATCATGCGGGTGGAGGGCACCTTCGCCGAGGCGGTGCTGCTGGAGACGGTGATCCTGTCCATCCTCAACCACGACTCGGCGGTGGCCGCCGCCGCGTCCCGGATGTCCACCGCCGCCGGCGGCCGGCCGCTGATCGAGATGGGCGCCCGCCGCACCCATGAGCTGGCCGCCGTCGCCGCCGCCCGCGCCGCCTATGTCGGCGGCTTCGCCACCACCTCCGACCTCGCGGCCGGATTCCGCTACAACATCCCCACCGTGGGCACCAGCGCCCACGCCTTCACCCTGCTGCACGACAGCGAGCGGGACGCCTTCATCGCCCAGGTCGAGTCGCACGGCAGCGACACCACCCTGCTGGTGGACACCTACGACGTCGCCGAGGCGGTGCGCACCGCCGTGGAGGTGGCCGGCAAGGACCTGGGCGCCGTACGGATCGACTCCGGGGACCTGCTGCTGCTCGCCCACCGGGTGCGCCAGCAGCTCGACGAGCTGGGCGCCAAGAACACCAGGATCGTGGTGACGAGCGATCTGGACGAGTACGCGATCGCCTCGCTGGCGGCGGCCCCCGTGGACGCGTACGGGGTCGGCACCCAGCTGGTCACCGGCAGCGGCCACCCCACCTGCTCGATGGTCTACAAGCTGGTGGCGCGGGCCGGTTCGGACGCGTCGGACGCGCCGCTGCTGCCGGTGGCCAAGAAGTCCATGGGTGCGAAGTCCTCGGTGGGCGGCCGCAAATGGGCGGCGCGCCGGGTGGACGAGCACGGTGTGGCCGAGGCCGAGGTGATCGGCACCGGTGCGGTCCCCGAGGAGCTGGCCGGCCATCAGCTGCTGGTGCGGCTGGTGCGCGGCGGCGAGATCGTGGCCCGGGAGCCGCTGGACGCGGCGCGGGACCGGCACATGGCGGCGCGCGCCGGGCTGCCGCTGTCGGCGACCCAGCTCTCGCGCGGGGAGCCGGTCATCCCCACCGAGTACCTGTCGGCCTGA
- a CDS encoding DUF2017 domain-containing protein codes for MSGRFEPLPDGGAAIALDEVEVSILRSLALQLAELIGPGDQPAEGGDPLAELFAEGPSEPPADPALARLFPDAYRPPDQELGPREEREAREASAEFRRFTENDLRARKRDDALAMVRDLDALTTGSPAPAPAVLELVPDKSRQWLGALNDLRLAIGTRLEVTDEDDGGALLRLPDSDPRKPMVMAYFWLGGLQETLVETLMPE; via the coding sequence ATGTCGGGACGCTTCGAGCCGCTGCCCGACGGCGGCGCCGCCATCGCCCTGGACGAGGTCGAGGTCTCCATCCTGCGCAGCCTGGCCCTGCAGCTCGCCGAGCTGATCGGGCCGGGCGACCAGCCCGCCGAGGGCGGCGACCCGCTGGCCGAGCTGTTCGCCGAGGGCCCCAGCGAACCGCCGGCCGACCCGGCGCTGGCCCGGTTGTTCCCGGACGCCTACCGGCCCCCGGACCAGGAGCTCGGGCCGCGTGAGGAGCGGGAGGCGCGGGAGGCGTCCGCGGAGTTCCGCCGCTTCACCGAGAACGACCTGCGGGCGCGCAAGCGCGACGACGCCCTGGCGATGGTGCGCGATCTGGACGCGCTGACCACCGGATCGCCCGCCCCGGCCCCGGCCGTACTGGAGCTGGTGCCGGACAAGTCCCGGCAGTGGCTGGGCGCTCTCAACGATCTGCGGCTGGCCATCGGGACCCGGCTGGAGGTCACCGACGAGGACGACGGGGGCGCGCTGCTGCGGCTGCCGGACTCCGACCCGCGCAAGCCGATGGTGATGGCGTATTTCTGGCTCGGCGGGCTGCAGGAGACCCTGGTCGAAACGCTCATGCCGGAATAG
- the clpS gene encoding ATP-dependent Clp protease adapter ClpS: MGGVSVTPVEIERPEAREAPMSVPEPDVPWVTVVHNDPVNLMSYVTYVFQSYFGYPKDKAHRLMLDVHHKGRAIVSSGTREEMERDVQAMHGYGLWATLQQER, encoded by the coding sequence ATGGGAGGTGTGAGTGTCACACCCGTGGAGATCGAACGTCCCGAAGCCCGTGAAGCACCGATGTCGGTGCCGGAGCCCGACGTTCCCTGGGTGACGGTGGTGCACAACGACCCCGTCAATCTCATGAGCTATGTGACCTATGTGTTCCAGAGCTACTTCGGCTACCCCAAGGACAAGGCGCACCGCTTGATGCTCGACGTTCATCACAAGGGCCGCGCGATCGTCTCCAGTGGCACCCGCGAGGAGATGGAGCGCGATGTGCAGGCGATGCACGGCTACGGCCTGTGGGCGACCCTCCAGCAGGAGCGCTGA